A part of Myxococcus landrumus genomic DNA contains:
- a CDS encoding tRNA-uridine aminocarboxypropyltransferase, whose translation MRSRTPEDLAGRCPRCFLPLLLCLCAELPSVPTRTELLIIRHHKETLKSTNTARMAALALPRCRIVSYGSPGQPFDASVLEDDGSTWLLFPDAQQLPGPEAPPPRRLIVLDGSWGQARRMVQRLPALRRLPGLKLPPPPPDSRRLRRPPHPDGMSTLEAMAGALAHLEGEDVARPLYELHERMIDRVLTSRGRQSFPSCDEDGED comes from the coding sequence ATGAGGTCTCGAACCCCAGAGGACCTCGCGGGCCGCTGTCCGCGCTGTTTCCTGCCGTTGCTCCTGTGTCTGTGCGCCGAGCTCCCGAGCGTCCCCACGCGCACGGAGCTGCTCATCATCCGTCACCACAAGGAGACGCTGAAGTCGACCAACACGGCGCGCATGGCGGCGCTCGCGTTGCCGCGCTGTCGCATCGTCTCGTATGGCTCACCGGGCCAGCCGTTCGACGCCTCCGTGCTGGAGGATGACGGGTCCACCTGGCTGCTCTTCCCGGATGCCCAGCAGCTCCCCGGGCCGGAGGCACCTCCGCCTCGCAGGCTCATCGTCCTGGATGGAAGCTGGGGCCAGGCACGGCGCATGGTGCAGCGGTTGCCCGCGCTGCGTCGCCTGCCGGGATTGAAGCTGCCTCCGCCACCACCGGACTCACGACGGCTGCGCAGACCACCGCATCCCGACGGCATGTCCACGTTGGAGGCCATGGCCGGGGCCCTCGCGCATCTGGAGGGCGAGGACGTGGCGCGTCCGCTCTATGAGTTGCACGAGCGGATGATCGACCGCGTCCTCACGAGCCGGGGCCGACAGTCCTTCCCGTCCTGCGACGAGGACGGGGAGGACTGA
- a CDS encoding DMT family transporter produces the protein MRHFSMVAVGATLWGCWSLFLRPAGLSWSQNAFLALIAMSLPVPWLLRGAPWRDKRATAALLVVALADAANISLFFAAMKRGPVSVAVLTHYLAPLLLALVAPWVLSERRSLRAMVAAPVTLMGLMMLIGRPDGSGGAQMTAALGAGSALFFAAIVLGTKAATRSYSPLAVASLHAPVSAVVLLLIAGTDALPTALDGATLQVLAGGAVCGLTGTCLFNAGLRHVPTAAAGALTYLEPLTASVVGWAVFSESLTPMGVVGGLLVLFAGVWVASERRAPASNAPVPSAAP, from the coding sequence GTGCGGCACTTCTCCATGGTCGCGGTCGGAGCCACCCTCTGGGGATGCTGGTCTCTCTTCCTTCGTCCAGCCGGCCTGTCCTGGTCCCAGAACGCGTTCCTGGCCCTCATCGCCATGTCGCTGCCCGTGCCCTGGCTCCTGCGCGGCGCCCCTTGGAGGGACAAGCGAGCCACTGCCGCCCTGCTCGTGGTGGCCCTCGCGGACGCGGCCAACATCAGCCTCTTCTTCGCCGCCATGAAGCGCGGCCCCGTGTCGGTGGCGGTGCTCACGCACTACCTGGCGCCGCTCCTGTTGGCGCTCGTGGCGCCGTGGGTGCTGTCCGAGCGGCGCTCGCTTCGCGCGATGGTGGCCGCGCCCGTGACGCTGATGGGGCTGATGATGCTCATCGGCCGGCCCGACGGAAGCGGCGGCGCGCAGATGACCGCGGCCCTGGGGGCCGGAAGCGCCCTCTTCTTCGCGGCCATCGTCCTGGGGACGAAAGCAGCGACACGGTCCTATTCTCCCCTGGCCGTTGCTTCGCTCCATGCGCCCGTGTCCGCGGTGGTGCTGTTGCTCATCGCCGGGACGGATGCGCTGCCCACGGCGCTGGATGGGGCCACGCTCCAGGTGCTCGCGGGTGGCGCGGTGTGTGGACTGACGGGCACCTGCCTCTTCAACGCCGGGCTGCGGCATGTGCCCACCGCCGCGGCCGGGGCGCTCACCTACCTGGAGCCGCTGACGGCGTCGGTGGTGGGCTGGGCCGTCTTCTCGGAGTCCCTCACGCCCATGGGCGTCGTGGGTGGACTGCTGGTCCTCTTCGCGGGGGTCTGGGTCGCCTCCGAGCGGAGGGCGCCTGCGTCAAACGCGCCAGTCCCGTCCGCCGCACCCTGA
- a CDS encoding sensor histidine kinase has protein sequence MGPLFAYSLVPVLSVSLLLCFTAAPRGRDARGLTLYCLATAVWSAALLLMCIPQAAWLGERFAAIGAFTAAAYLHVAFDATRQRSYRLVVLAYVVATVVTLVGALFPDALYGPLAMKRGPLFWPIIALSVSAAGVPLLHLAREYRRETPERRPLLLSLVFVGVLAYSGGLGTALLLSAGHALPVGMYLVLAALLVLVQVVNAQQPPGERRLLERSLVYSALAAVLSAGFLFGVLTLMAGSGQPFLLEYRLGAFFLLALAALAFEPVRQRLQEWLGQRLLKGRATGTQLVAALAEQEARADQAARLAELGQFTSAVAHEVRNPLGVLAAHLKLLERQGVDADAVAAMREQISRAGHFVDELLRYGRPRPLELRLVEVQATVALAYSTARQGLGDLAPEVAFESSDGESVTLEADQSQLSQVFVIALENALLALRDVPTPRLRVSCLREAATLQVLVEDSGPGIAPELLPRLFQPFVTGRRREGPRPGTGLGLAIARGIIERHGGTMRAGRSASLGGACFEVRLPLSQPAPLSAAAS, from the coding sequence ATGGGGCCCCTGTTCGCCTACAGCCTCGTGCCGGTCCTCTCGGTGTCGCTGCTCCTGTGTTTCACCGCGGCGCCGCGAGGGCGTGATGCCCGGGGCCTGACGCTCTACTGTCTCGCCACGGCCGTCTGGAGCGCCGCCTTGTTGCTGATGTGCATCCCCCAGGCCGCCTGGCTGGGAGAGCGCTTCGCCGCCATCGGGGCCTTCACCGCCGCCGCGTACCTGCACGTCGCGTTCGACGCCACCCGCCAGCGCTCCTATCGGCTCGTCGTGCTGGCCTATGTCGTGGCCACCGTTGTCACGCTGGTGGGCGCGCTCTTTCCGGACGCGCTGTATGGCCCCCTCGCCATGAAGCGCGGGCCGTTGTTCTGGCCCATCATCGCGCTGTCCGTCTCCGCGGCCGGGGTGCCGCTGCTGCATCTGGCTCGTGAGTATCGACGCGAGACGCCCGAGCGCAGGCCGCTGCTCCTGAGCCTCGTGTTCGTGGGCGTGCTCGCGTACTCGGGAGGGCTCGGCACGGCGCTGCTCCTGTCCGCGGGCCATGCGTTGCCCGTCGGGATGTATCTGGTGCTGGCCGCGCTCCTCGTGCTGGTCCAGGTGGTCAACGCGCAACAGCCACCGGGAGAGCGCAGGCTCCTGGAGCGCAGCCTGGTGTACTCGGCGCTGGCGGCGGTGCTGTCCGCGGGCTTCCTCTTCGGTGTGCTCACGCTGATGGCGGGCAGTGGACAGCCCTTCCTGCTGGAGTACCGGCTGGGCGCGTTCTTCCTCCTGGCCCTGGCCGCGCTGGCCTTCGAGCCCGTGCGTCAGCGGCTCCAGGAGTGGCTGGGGCAGCGGCTGCTCAAGGGCCGCGCCACGGGGACGCAGTTGGTGGCGGCCCTGGCCGAGCAGGAGGCGAGAGCGGACCAGGCGGCCCGGCTGGCGGAGCTGGGCCAGTTCACCTCCGCGGTGGCGCACGAGGTCCGCAATCCGCTGGGGGTGCTGGCCGCGCACCTGAAGCTGCTGGAGCGTCAGGGCGTGGACGCGGACGCGGTGGCCGCCATGCGCGAGCAGATATCGCGCGCCGGGCACTTCGTGGATGAGCTGCTGCGCTACGGAAGGCCACGCCCCCTGGAGCTGCGCCTCGTGGAGGTCCAGGCCACGGTGGCGCTGGCGTACTCCACCGCGCGTCAGGGATTGGGCGACCTGGCGCCCGAGGTGGCCTTCGAGTCTTCCGACGGCGAATCCGTGACGCTGGAGGCGGACCAGTCCCAGCTGTCACAGGTGTTTGTGATTGCGCTGGAGAATGCCTTGCTCGCGCTGCGCGACGTTCCCACGCCGAGGCTTCGCGTGAGCTGTCTTCGCGAAGCGGCGACGCTCCAGGTCCTCGTGGAGGACAGCGGTCCGGGCATCGCCCCGGAGCTGCTCCCCCGTCTGTTTCAACCCTTCGTCACGGGGCGACGTCGCGAGGGGCCACGCCCCGGGACAGGGTTGGGATTGGCCATCGCCCGAGGCATCATCGAGCGGCACGGTGGCACGATGCGCGCCGGACGCTCCGCGTCACTCGGCGGGGCCTGCTTCGAGGTGCGACTGCCTTTGAGCCAGCCAGCGCCGCTGTCCGCCGCCGCGTCCTGA
- a CDS encoding RNA polymerase sigma factor — MSARPELRVVKPPGCAPVEEFEVFARQFQPILFAILRKSCAGMEHEAEDLVHDVLLRALLRWEDLQHWDAFKQRCWLGRVAKNCFLDRIRRRRSEADRLRSLLNLQDEFDGDDVAAQEELWGHVGEEDLKRALGFLSVRLRHTFELFLQGMTYARIAQETGVPSGTVGARLHHARLELREVLRETAERRRREWRR, encoded by the coding sequence ATGAGCGCGAGACCAGAGTTGAGGGTCGTGAAGCCGCCGGGTTGCGCACCCGTTGAAGAGTTTGAAGTCTTTGCACGCCAGTTCCAGCCCATCTTGTTTGCCATTCTCCGGAAGTCTTGTGCTGGGATGGAGCACGAGGCCGAGGACCTGGTGCACGATGTGCTGCTGCGTGCGCTGCTCCGGTGGGAAGACCTACAGCATTGGGATGCCTTCAAGCAGCGCTGCTGGCTGGGAAGGGTGGCGAAGAATTGCTTCCTGGACCGGATTCGTCGGCGGCGGAGCGAGGCGGACCGGCTGCGGAGCCTGCTGAATCTCCAGGATGAGTTCGATGGGGACGACGTGGCCGCGCAGGAGGAACTCTGGGGCCATGTCGGTGAAGAGGACCTGAAGCGCGCCCTGGGATTCTTGAGCGTCCGGTTGCGTCATACCTTCGAGCTGTTCCTGCAAGGAATGACCTACGCACGGATTGCGCAGGAGACGGGAGTCCCGTCGGGGACGGTGGGGGCGCGCCTGCATCACGCCCGGTTGGAATTGCGTGAGGTGCTGAGAGAGACAGCCGAGCGGCGTCGGCGGGAGTGGCGGCGATGA
- a CDS encoding CHAT domain-containing protein — translation MNSACKDLQRFLDGQMNAGEQGRFREHLGRCLHCEAGFLDGLQMELLAHKALTPELNPPEDSPPPSPPPPVPGGWKSFLRRRGGLVLLVAGFALSLLIPALDRWGGDSMSWLVKEGPRVLEARVTYPAVDSRYRKHVPDRGDLVSAPGVETVPIQELSRMEARGDLHGIATAYLLHGAPRQAEAFLKRLPASADRDSDLALLALEEARQGGGPVDTHSARVEEALVLLDGVLRAAPRHPQALWNRALALGELGLSLQAADSFSEVAKQGEAGWSEEAEARARTLREATLSRGRQWKEALAATRDLLTDSAAPLPLTLARAHPGIVRLGFYDAVRAAPTRAEVLRLQPLAKALDERYGGQVLQRWVSHVAERDFARRGPLAREYARIVLGTLPPSGDVMARLRDSGEEDLYLGALVRAAAGRHPADVETLVRLGRASEDPWMQLLVEVEQAKVEQRAGRWWAAEQRLLESLETCQKQGVAYRCLSLERALADLYLELHRPAEAFHHAWSGWGRARESLEWQYEQVFLQLLADVARYQHSFTSARAYLDESLLRMPEDCAQRTHVHSNVALLEWQRFRPEAARESLERALECERPLGLTGALTLSEMARSISRPHDAQVLRRALADLRRGSVSPGREALLLFIEGQFVMEESRDAGQALIQRSLTMAEQESDSVDARKAHAFGYATLISEAGRARAWDEALRLMGRELRLEPVPTSCLLAVSLQHERTLVLARGPTGDLKGTYSTERKEPLRDDASGLVPAELLKELVGCSHVDVITRPPVHGLTGLLPDSLAWSYRVGRGARLPLVVGGRSSHLVITEVSGPPSLRLPKLGALTPPRVPDPWRVELRGAEATPSRVLREMVDASEVELHTHGLYSASMSDASMVVLSPDPDGSFALTADKVRQTRLVHAPLVLLAACGAARTAPFPHESFSLPMAFISAGASAVLASSVEIPDTAGAFFEKVRERIRAGTRPSMALRDLRASWRQAHPEDARWLSHVLLFE, via the coding sequence ATGAACAGCGCATGCAAGGACTTGCAGCGCTTCCTCGACGGGCAGATGAACGCGGGGGAGCAGGGGCGGTTTCGCGAGCACCTGGGGCGATGCCTGCACTGTGAGGCGGGCTTCCTGGACGGGCTTCAGATGGAGTTGCTGGCGCACAAGGCGCTGACGCCGGAACTGAATCCACCAGAGGACTCGCCTCCGCCGAGCCCCCCTCCACCAGTGCCCGGAGGCTGGAAGTCCTTTCTCCGGAGACGGGGAGGGCTGGTGTTGCTGGTCGCGGGGTTCGCGCTGTCCCTGCTCATCCCGGCCCTGGACCGCTGGGGTGGGGACTCGATGTCCTGGCTCGTCAAGGAGGGCCCGCGGGTGCTCGAGGCCCGCGTGACGTACCCCGCCGTGGATTCGCGCTACCGGAAGCATGTCCCGGACCGGGGCGACCTTGTGTCGGCTCCAGGCGTGGAGACAGTCCCCATCCAGGAGCTGTCGAGGATGGAAGCGCGAGGGGACCTGCACGGCATCGCCACGGCCTACCTGCTTCATGGGGCACCTCGGCAGGCGGAGGCCTTCCTGAAGCGGCTGCCCGCGTCGGCGGACCGGGACAGTGACCTCGCGTTGCTCGCGCTGGAGGAGGCGCGCCAGGGGGGGGGGCCCGTGGATACGCACTCGGCCCGGGTGGAAGAGGCGCTGGTGCTCCTCGATGGGGTGCTGCGTGCGGCGCCGCGACATCCCCAGGCGCTGTGGAATCGAGCCCTCGCGCTGGGCGAGCTGGGGCTGTCGCTTCAAGCGGCGGATTCATTCAGCGAGGTCGCGAAGCAGGGGGAGGCTGGATGGAGCGAGGAAGCGGAGGCTCGGGCGCGAACGCTGCGAGAGGCGACGTTGTCGCGAGGACGCCAGTGGAAGGAGGCGCTCGCGGCGACCAGGGACCTGCTGACGGATTCCGCCGCGCCCTTGCCCCTGACGTTGGCTCGCGCGCATCCGGGCATCGTGCGGCTGGGCTTCTATGACGCGGTCCGCGCGGCGCCCACGCGAGCGGAGGTGCTGCGGCTCCAGCCTCTCGCCAAGGCGCTGGATGAGCGCTACGGCGGGCAGGTCCTCCAGCGGTGGGTGTCGCATGTCGCGGAGCGGGACTTCGCGCGGCGAGGACCGCTGGCGCGGGAGTACGCGCGAATCGTGCTGGGGACGCTCCCGCCTTCGGGCGACGTGATGGCGCGGTTGCGGGACTCCGGGGAGGAGGACCTCTACCTGGGGGCGCTCGTGCGAGCCGCGGCCGGACGGCACCCGGCCGATGTGGAGACGCTGGTCCGATTGGGCAGGGCATCCGAGGACCCGTGGATGCAACTGCTCGTCGAGGTGGAGCAAGCCAAGGTGGAGCAACGGGCGGGACGCTGGTGGGCCGCGGAGCAGCGGCTCCTGGAGTCGCTGGAGACCTGTCAGAAGCAAGGGGTGGCGTATCGCTGCTTGAGCCTGGAGCGCGCGCTCGCGGACCTGTACCTGGAGCTGCACCGTCCGGCGGAGGCCTTCCACCATGCATGGAGCGGGTGGGGCCGTGCGAGGGAGTCGCTCGAATGGCAGTACGAGCAGGTGTTCCTCCAATTGCTCGCGGACGTGGCGCGCTACCAGCATTCCTTCACGAGTGCTCGGGCTTATCTCGACGAGTCCCTGCTGCGCATGCCGGAGGACTGCGCCCAGCGCACGCATGTCCACAGCAACGTGGCGCTGCTGGAGTGGCAGCGGTTCCGTCCGGAGGCGGCGCGTGAATCGCTGGAGCGCGCGCTGGAATGTGAGCGGCCGCTGGGATTGACGGGCGCGTTGACGTTGTCGGAGATGGCTCGCTCCATCTCCAGGCCGCATGACGCGCAGGTGCTGCGCCGGGCACTCGCGGACCTGCGCCGAGGCAGCGTCTCCCCTGGCCGAGAGGCCCTGCTGCTCTTCATCGAAGGCCAGTTCGTGATGGAGGAGTCGCGCGACGCGGGCCAGGCGCTCATCCAGCGGAGCCTGACGATGGCGGAGCAGGAGTCAGACAGCGTGGATGCGCGCAAGGCGCACGCCTTCGGCTACGCCACGTTGATCTCCGAGGCGGGGCGCGCCAGGGCCTGGGACGAAGCCCTGCGGTTGATGGGGCGAGAGCTGCGCCTGGAGCCTGTTCCCACGAGCTGCCTGCTGGCCGTGTCGCTTCAGCACGAGAGGACGCTGGTGCTCGCGCGAGGCCCCACGGGGGACCTGAAGGGCACCTACTCCACGGAGCGCAAGGAGCCGCTGCGCGATGACGCCTCGGGGTTGGTCCCCGCCGAGCTCTTGAAGGAGCTGGTGGGCTGCTCGCACGTGGACGTCATCACGCGTCCGCCCGTGCATGGCCTCACGGGGCTGCTGCCGGACTCGCTGGCGTGGAGCTATCGCGTGGGGCGGGGCGCGCGACTTCCCCTCGTGGTGGGAGGTCGCTCGAGCCACCTGGTCATCACCGAGGTCTCGGGTCCGCCATCACTTCGCTTGCCGAAGCTGGGCGCGCTCACGCCTCCGAGAGTCCCGGACCCGTGGCGCGTGGAGCTCCGAGGCGCGGAGGCGACGCCGTCGCGTGTGCTGCGAGAGATGGTCGATGCCTCCGAGGTGGAGCTCCACACGCACGGGCTCTACAGCGCGTCCATGTCGGATGCGTCGATGGTGGTGCTCTCGCCGGACCCGGATGGGAGCTTCGCTCTGACGGCCGACAAGGTTCGTCAGACGCGACTGGTGCATGCGCCGCTGGTGCTGTTGGCGGCCTGTGGCGCGGCGAGGACGGCGCCATTCCCCCATGAGTCCTTCAGCCTGCCCATGGCGTTCATCTCCGCGGGCGCGAGCGCGGTGCTGGCCTCGTCCGTGGAGATTCCCGACACGGCGGGAGCCTTCTTCGAGAAGGTGCGCGAGCGCATCCGCGCGGGCACCCGGCCCTCCATGGCGCTGAGGGACTTGCGTGCATCCTGGAGACAGGCGCACCCGGAGGACGCGCGGTGGCTCTCGCATGTCCTCCTCTTCGAGTGA